The Actinomadura sp. WMMB 499 genome includes a window with the following:
- a CDS encoding glycosyltransferase, with amino-acid sequence MRVLLLTYGVRGEVEPFVALGRALRESGHEAVLAGPAPFAPFAAEHGVEFAALDAGLAAGLRDTVTGGRGVLRRMSLVRTLASGGPALRRVLDDAWDAAREVRPDVVVHHAFPMAGRHLAERLDVPGVLLTLDPMYLPTGEFPNPLYPAPAGLPRRLNRATYELPALAWRVTAPTVGRWRRESLRLPPERGRRGAPRRAAAGARLVLNAVSRHVLPPAADWPPTVRTIGYLRLPPPPGWRPPAALAAFLAAGEPPVCVGFGSAVGRDPGASGRTVAEAVARAGVRAVVVGGAGGIRVGGPGTDERRLCFVDEVPYEWLLPRVSAVVHHGGGTTTPAAASGRPQVLCPFGGDQPSWARRLHRIGVAPAPLPQSRLTAAGLAAALREALGDPGIRRRAAELGRRVRGEDAGAAAVAELAGLRARGRPLPASEQQ; translated from the coding sequence ATGCGGGTGCTGCTGCTCACCTACGGAGTCCGAGGCGAGGTGGAGCCGTTCGTCGCGCTGGGCAGGGCGTTGCGGGAGTCCGGGCACGAGGCCGTCCTGGCGGGCCCGGCGCCGTTCGCGCCCTTCGCCGCCGAGCACGGCGTGGAGTTCGCCGCCCTCGACGCGGGCCTCGCCGCCGGCCTGCGCGACACCGTGACCGGCGGGCGCGGCGTGCTGCGCCGGATGTCGCTGGTGCGCACGCTCGCCTCCGGCGGTCCGGCCCTGCGGCGCGTGCTCGACGACGCCTGGGACGCGGCGCGGGAGGTGCGGCCCGATGTCGTGGTGCACCACGCGTTCCCGATGGCGGGGCGCCACCTGGCGGAACGGCTGGACGTGCCCGGAGTGCTGCTCACCCTGGACCCGATGTACCTGCCGACGGGCGAGTTCCCGAACCCGCTCTACCCGGCGCCCGCGGGGCTGCCGCGCCGCCTCAACCGCGCGACCTACGAGCTGCCCGCGCTCGCCTGGCGGGTCACCGCGCCCACCGTCGGCCGGTGGCGGCGCGAGTCGCTCCGGCTGCCCCCCGAGCGGGGGCGCCGCGGGGCGCCGCGCCGCGCGGCCGCCGGCGCGCGGCTGGTGCTCAACGCCGTGAGCAGGCACGTGCTGCCGCCGGCCGCCGACTGGCCGCCGACGGTCCGGACCATCGGGTACCTGCGGCTGCCTCCTCCGCCGGGCTGGCGGCCGCCCGCCGCGCTGGCCGCGTTCCTGGCCGCCGGGGAGCCGCCGGTCTGCGTCGGCTTCGGCAGCGCCGTGGGGCGCGATCCGGGCGCGAGCGGGCGCACCGTCGCCGAGGCGGTCGCCCGCGCCGGCGTCCGGGCCGTCGTCGTCGGCGGCGCGGGCGGGATCCGTGTCGGCGGACCGGGGACGGACGAGCGGCGGCTGTGCTTCGTGGACGAGGTGCCGTACGAGTGGCTGCTGCCGCGGGTGAGCGCCGTCGTCCATCACGGCGGCGGCACCACCACGCCCGCCGCCGCGTCCGGACGGCCGCAGGTGCTGTGCCCGTTCGGGGGCGACCAGCCGTCCTGGGCGCGGCGCCTGCACCGGATCGGCGTCGCCCCGGCGCCGCTGCCGCAGTCGCGGCTGACCGCCGCGGGCCTGGCCGCCGCCCTCCGGGAGGCGCTGGGGGATCCGGGCATCCGGCGGCGGGCCGCGGAACTGGGACGGCGGGTCCGCGGCGAGGACGCGGGGGCGGCCGCCGTCGCGGAACTGGCGGGGCTGCGCGCGCGGGGCCGTCCCTTGCCCGCTTCCGAACAGCAGTAA
- a CDS encoding MFS transporter, whose translation MVLRSRSREDPARAAGARRPRLIVLAAVLGVVMDGVDMSAVAVANPLIARDLDAGLAQLQWVTNAYVLATAVALITGGTLGDRFGHRRVFLAGLAGFAAGSVLAGTAGSAEMMIFWRAVQGACGAVLMPCSLAILRLAFPPDELKRVIGIWGGMMALTIAGGPFVGGVVADLAGWRWIFFVNVPIAAAAAIVTRVAVPAGRAGAPPRPLDPAGALLLGGALFGTVWGLIRVPGAGWGDAGVLGAFAAAGALLAVLAVRSGRVPHPLVPPALFRSRPFSAGMVISTLAPVPMFGAVFFIGLYLQNVRGLGPAQAGGVLVAVLALFALSAPLAGLLNQRLGPRPPLLCGALLSAAGLLGLSRLEVDTPVAALVPFLLLLGLGVGCTAPVAAEVVVGSAPPDLAGVSSGLQHTAGMVGMSLGISVYGTLVSAGIGASLPQRLAAAGVPADAAAGITARTSEIAQGAVPPTGGLPPAVAEAAAGAAHAAFVHGAGLALLAGAGVAVVQAAAAFAVVRGGPGPSGAAVTPPATTDR comes from the coding sequence ATGGTGCTTCGGAGCCGCTCGCGGGAGGATCCGGCGCGGGCCGCCGGTGCCCGCCGGCCCCGGCTGATCGTCCTGGCCGCGGTCCTCGGCGTGGTGATGGACGGCGTCGACATGAGCGCGGTCGCCGTCGCCAACCCGCTGATCGCGCGCGACCTGGACGCCGGGCTCGCCCAGCTCCAGTGGGTGACCAACGCCTACGTGCTCGCCACGGCCGTCGCGCTCATCACCGGCGGGACGCTGGGCGACCGGTTCGGGCACCGCCGGGTGTTCCTGGCCGGGCTCGCCGGGTTCGCGGCCGGGTCGGTGCTGGCCGGGACCGCGGGCTCGGCCGAGATGATGATCTTCTGGCGGGCGGTGCAGGGCGCGTGCGGCGCGGTGCTGATGCCGTGCTCCCTGGCCATCCTGCGGCTGGCCTTCCCGCCGGACGAGCTCAAGCGGGTCATCGGGATCTGGGGCGGCATGATGGCGCTGACCATCGCGGGCGGGCCGTTCGTCGGCGGCGTGGTGGCCGACCTCGCGGGCTGGCGCTGGATCTTCTTCGTCAACGTCCCGATCGCGGCGGCCGCGGCGATCGTCACCCGCGTCGCCGTGCCCGCCGGGCGGGCCGGGGCGCCGCCACGGCCGCTGGACCCGGCCGGCGCCCTGCTGCTCGGCGGCGCGCTGTTCGGGACCGTCTGGGGCCTGATCCGCGTGCCCGGCGCGGGCTGGGGCGACGCGGGCGTGCTCGGGGCGTTCGCGGCGGCGGGCGCGCTGCTGGCCGTGCTCGCGGTGCGGTCCGGCCGCGTCCCGCATCCCCTGGTACCGCCCGCGCTGTTCCGGTCCCGGCCGTTCTCCGCGGGCATGGTGATCTCGACGCTGGCCCCCGTCCCCATGTTCGGGGCGGTCTTCTTCATCGGGCTCTACCTGCAGAACGTGCGCGGCCTCGGCCCGGCGCAGGCGGGCGGCGTCCTGGTGGCGGTGCTGGCGCTGTTCGCGCTCTCCGCCCCGCTCGCCGGGCTGCTCAACCAGCGCCTCGGGCCGCGGCCGCCGCTGCTGTGCGGGGCGCTGCTGAGCGCCGCCGGGCTGCTGGGGCTGTCGAGGCTCGAGGTGGACACGCCGGTCGCCGCGCTCGTCCCGTTCCTGCTCCTGCTCGGGCTCGGGGTCGGGTGCACCGCCCCGGTCGCCGCCGAGGTCGTCGTCGGCAGCGCCCCGCCGGACCTGGCGGGCGTGTCGTCCGGGCTCCAGCACACCGCGGGGATGGTGGGGATGTCCCTGGGCATCTCGGTGTACGGCACGCTGGTGTCGGCCGGGATCGGCGCGTCGCTCCCCCAGCGGCTCGCCGCCGCCGGAGTCCCGGCGGACGCCGCCGCCGGGATCACCGCGCGGACGAGCGAGATCGCGCAGGGCGCGGTGCCGCCGACCGGCGGGCTGCCGCCCGCGGTGGCGGAGGCCGCGGCGGGCGCCGCGCACGCCGCGTTCGTGCACGGAGCCGGGCTCGCCCTGCTGGCGGGCGCGGGCGTCGCCGTGGTCCAGGCCGCGGCCGCGTTCGCGGTCGTCCGCGGCGGGCCCGGACCGTCGGGCGCCGCCGTCACCCCGCCGGCCACCACGGATCGCTGA
- a CDS encoding Nif3-like dinuclear metal center hexameric protein — protein sequence MPKPLADALPAGASLERVAAFLGGAPGDGGGTAAPAADPAAVPAAVPAAVRPPEVGRVPVAGTAPGAGTAGLGLVCGDPGARVRTALFALDVTAGSVDEAVAAGADLLVVRRPPFQGDATSTARLMHRLGAGGVALYVQDPGEAEAGAGPADVLAGLLGLRAVRPLLPVAERVDLVVTSVPHAAADAVIDALAAAGAGRIGEYARCAWTAAGVGTFVPGGAARPAIGAAGRTETVPETRVEMMLPRARRAAVVAALAAAHPYEEPPYYLCELAARPGGGREDGGEDGRVGELPAATSLSAFAARAARLLGTGAAGVRAAGAPERPVRTVALGGLGDGDPLGERTPGADLLAAAARSGAQVFLAGRVPDRLAAEARRDRGPALVQVGTATAARPWLAEAAAGLERGLGGAVSARVCASVSDPWWPAG from the coding sequence GTGCCGAAACCCCTGGCTGACGCGCTCCCCGCCGGGGCCTCGCTGGAGCGCGTGGCCGCGTTCCTGGGCGGGGCCCCGGGCGACGGCGGCGGAACCGCCGCCCCTGCGGCCGATCCCGCGGCCGTCCCCGCGGCCGTCCCCGCGGCCGTACGCCCGCCCGAGGTCGGTCGCGTCCCCGTCGCCGGAACCGCCCCCGGGGCCGGGACGGCCGGGCTCGGGCTCGTCTGCGGGGACCCCGGCGCGCGCGTGCGGACCGCGCTGTTCGCGCTGGACGTGACGGCCGGGAGCGTCGACGAGGCCGTCGCGGCGGGAGCGGACCTGCTCGTCGTCCGGCGGCCGCCGTTCCAGGGCGACGCGACGTCCACGGCGCGGCTGATGCACCGCCTGGGGGCGGGAGGCGTGGCGCTGTACGTCCAGGATCCCGGCGAGGCGGAGGCCGGCGCGGGCCCCGCGGACGTTCTGGCCGGGCTGCTAGGCCTGCGCGCGGTCCGTCCGCTGCTGCCCGTGGCGGAACGCGTGGATCTCGTGGTCACCTCCGTGCCGCACGCCGCCGCCGACGCGGTGATCGACGCGCTGGCGGCGGCGGGCGCGGGCCGCATCGGCGAGTACGCGCGCTGCGCGTGGACGGCCGCCGGCGTGGGCACCTTCGTGCCGGGGGGAGCCGCCCGCCCGGCGATCGGCGCGGCGGGGCGGACCGAGACGGTTCCGGAGACCCGGGTGGAGATGATGCTGCCGCGCGCCCGCCGCGCCGCGGTGGTCGCCGCGCTGGCGGCCGCGCACCCGTACGAGGAACCGCCCTACTACCTGTGCGAGCTGGCCGCGCGCCCCGGTGGCGGCCGGGAGGACGGCGGGGAGGACGGCCGGGTGGGTGAGCTGCCGGCCGCCACATCGCTGTCCGCCTTCGCGGCGCGCGCGGCGCGGCTCCTCGGCACGGGCGCCGCGGGCGTGCGGGCGGCGGGCGCCCCGGAGCGGCCCGTGCGCACGGTCGCGCTCGGCGGCCTGGGCGACGGCGACCCGCTCGGCGAACGCACGCCCGGCGCGGACCTGCTCGCCGCGGCGGCACGGAGCGGCGCGCAGGTCTTCCTGGCGGGACGCGTCCCGGACCGGCTCGCGGCGGAGGCGCGGCGCGACCGCGGACCGGCGCTGGTGCAGGTCGGGACCGCGACGGCGGCACGGCCGTGGCTGGCGGAGGCGGCGGCCGGGCTGGAGCGCGGCCTCGGCGGCGCCGTCTCCGCCCGGGTCTGCGCCTCGGTCAGCGATCCGTGGTGGCCGGCGGGGTGA